A stretch of Usitatibacter palustris DNA encodes these proteins:
- a CDS encoding histone deacetylase family protein: MTASALLTHPDCVRHEMGAHHPESPERLKAILRAIESAGLAPLLQVHEAPEATREQLLRVHAPEHVDLIFDSAPQASYAYLDPDTSMNPHSLSAALRAAGAVVRAVDLVMEGKARNAFCAVRPPGHHATPDRPMGFCIFNNVAVGAMHALEAHGLERVAVLDFDVHHGNGTEDAFHEDPRVMMCSTFQHPYYPYCGSDSSNEHIINVPLAAMTGGEGFREAVEKFWLPALDRFSPQMVFVSAGFDAHREDPLAYLEFEDEDYRWVTEKLVEVADAHANGRVVSTLEGGYNTVALGRCVVEHLEVLTA, from the coding sequence ATGACGGCGTCCGCGCTCCTCACGCACCCCGACTGCGTCCGCCATGAGATGGGCGCGCATCATCCGGAATCTCCGGAGCGGCTGAAGGCGATCCTCCGCGCGATCGAATCCGCGGGGCTGGCACCTCTCCTGCAGGTCCATGAAGCCCCCGAAGCCACGCGCGAGCAGTTGCTGCGCGTGCATGCCCCCGAGCACGTGGACCTCATCTTCGATTCCGCTCCGCAGGCGTCCTACGCCTATCTCGATCCCGACACGTCGATGAATCCGCATTCGCTCTCGGCGGCGCTGCGCGCGGCCGGTGCGGTGGTGCGCGCAGTCGACCTCGTGATGGAAGGCAAGGCGCGCAATGCGTTTTGCGCGGTGCGCCCGCCGGGCCACCACGCCACGCCCGACCGGCCGATGGGCTTTTGCATCTTCAACAATGTCGCGGTCGGCGCCATGCACGCGCTCGAAGCGCACGGCCTGGAGCGCGTGGCCGTGCTCGATTTCGACGTGCACCACGGCAACGGCACGGAGGATGCATTCCACGAAGACCCGCGCGTGATGATGTGCTCGACCTTCCAGCACCCGTACTACCCGTACTGCGGCTCGGATTCCAGCAACGAGCACATCATCAACGTGCCGCTTGCGGCGATGACCGGCGGGGAAGGGTTTCGCGAGGCCGTCGAGAAATTCTGGCTGCCCGCGCTCGATCGCTTCTCGCCCCAGATGGTCTTCGTCTCGGCCGGGTTCGATGCCCATCGCGAAGATCCGCTCGCGTACCTCGAGTTCGAGGACGAGGACTATCGCTGGGTCACCGAGAAGCTCGTCGAAGTGGCCGATGCGCATGCGAATGGGCGCGTCGTCTCCACGCTCGAAGGCGGCTACAACACGGTGGCTTTGGGTCGCTGCGTGGTCGAGCACCTCGAGGTGCTCACCGCCTGA
- a CDS encoding AAA family ATPase, giving the protein MLVEDPRKLANPIEDVIAQAGRVILGKERQIRLAMACILARGHLLIEDVPGVGKTTLSHALARLLGLDYQRIQFTSDLLPADVIGVSIFDRESSTFRFHPGPIFAQIILADEINRASPKAQSALLEAMEEHQVTAEGETRMLPEPFFVIATQNPLHQVGTFPLPESQLDRFLMRIQLGYPDAKAERELLRGEERRDIIAHLKPAMTRDQLMEIQRAVPAMQVSDALLDYVQALISHTRHSPRYTQGLSPRAGLAVLRAAQAWALMQGRRQVLPEDVQAILPSVVGHRLHGSSDAVKGGFDAAKDLVTSVAIP; this is encoded by the coding sequence ATGCTCGTCGAAGATCCGCGCAAGCTCGCCAATCCCATCGAGGACGTGATCGCCCAGGCCGGGCGCGTCATTCTCGGCAAGGAGCGACAGATCCGCCTTGCGATGGCCTGCATCCTCGCGCGCGGCCACTTGCTCATCGAGGATGTCCCGGGCGTGGGCAAGACCACGCTTTCGCACGCGCTCGCGCGCCTGCTGGGCCTCGATTACCAGCGCATCCAGTTCACCTCCGACCTCCTGCCCGCCGACGTGATCGGCGTATCCATCTTCGACCGCGAAAGCTCCACGTTCCGTTTTCATCCGGGCCCCATCTTTGCGCAGATCATCCTCGCCGACGAAATCAACCGCGCGAGCCCGAAGGCACAGAGCGCGCTGCTCGAAGCGATGGAAGAGCACCAGGTTACGGCCGAGGGCGAGACCCGGATGCTGCCCGAGCCGTTCTTCGTGATTGCCACGCAGAACCCGCTCCACCAGGTCGGAACGTTCCCGCTTCCTGAATCGCAGCTCGATCGCTTCCTCATGCGCATCCAGCTCGGCTACCCGGATGCGAAGGCCGAGCGCGAACTGCTGCGCGGCGAGGAGCGCCGCGACATCATCGCGCACCTCAAGCCCGCGATGACCCGCGACCAACTCATGGAGATCCAGCGCGCAGTGCCGGCGATGCAGGTCTCGGACGCGTTGCTCGACTACGTCCAGGCGCTCATCAGCCACACGCGCCATTCGCCGCGCTACACGCAGGGCCTGTCCCCTCGCGCCGGGCTCGCGGTGCTGCGTGCCGCGCAGGCCTGGGCGCTCATGCAGGGCCGCCGCCAGGTGCTCCCCGAGGACGTGCAGGCGATCCTGCCCTCCGTCGTGGGCCACCGGCTCCATGGCAGCTCCGACGCCGTCAAGGGCGGATTCGATGCGGCGAAGGACCTGGTGACCAGCGTCGCGATTCCGTGA
- a CDS encoding DUF58 domain-containing protein, with translation MTLANLRQSVSDWIFRARVPEVAPVTLVQRRIFILPTRQGYVFAFTLMLLLIASINYTLSLGFLLTFLLAAMGGVAMLHTWRNLAHLKLRPGRSDPVFAGEMARFGVSVETPSRARFAVAMRRRGDEAEVVDVETGNLAGVHLTVPARRRGRLDCGRVEIFTRYPVGFFHAWSYFDFGQSVIVYPRPDPLAGLPPMHSRNESEEGIPIPGDDEFNLLRPYRPGDPPRQIAWKALARGQDLLTKEFNATASSELWLDWEQTRANDAEARLSALAHWVMESERLGQSYGLRLPGTSIAPGRGDAHRAHCLEALALFGDPRPQ, from the coding sequence GTGACGCTCGCCAATCTTCGCCAGTCCGTCTCGGACTGGATCTTCCGGGCGCGGGTGCCCGAAGTCGCGCCCGTCACGCTCGTCCAGCGGCGCATCTTCATCCTCCCCACGCGCCAGGGCTATGTGTTCGCCTTCACGCTGATGCTGCTGCTCATCGCGTCGATCAACTACACCTTGTCCCTGGGCTTCCTGCTCACGTTCCTCCTCGCTGCGATGGGCGGTGTCGCGATGCTGCACACGTGGCGCAACCTCGCCCACCTCAAGCTTCGTCCCGGGCGCAGCGATCCGGTGTTCGCCGGCGAGATGGCGCGCTTCGGCGTGAGCGTGGAAACGCCGTCGCGCGCGCGCTTCGCGGTGGCCATGCGGCGCCGCGGCGACGAGGCCGAGGTCGTCGACGTCGAGACGGGCAACCTCGCGGGCGTGCACCTCACCGTGCCCGCGCGTCGCCGCGGTCGCCTCGATTGCGGCCGCGTCGAGATCTTCACGCGCTATCCGGTCGGCTTCTTCCACGCGTGGTCGTACTTCGACTTCGGGCAGAGCGTGATCGTCTATCCGCGCCCCGATCCGCTCGCGGGCCTGCCGCCGATGCACTCGCGCAATGAATCGGAGGAAGGCATTCCCATCCCGGGCGATGACGAATTCAACCTCCTGCGCCCCTATCGCCCCGGCGATCCACCGCGACAGATCGCCTGGAAGGCGCTCGCGCGCGGGCAGGACCTGCTCACCAAGGAATTCAACGCCACGGCGTCGAGCGAGCTGTGGCTCGACTGGGAGCAAACGCGCGCCAACGATGCCGAAGCGCGCCTCTCGGCGCTCGCGCACTGGGTGATGGAGTCGGAGCGGCTCGGGCAGAGCTACGGGCTGCGCCTGCCCGGCACGTCGATCGCGCCGGGGCGCGGTGACGCGCACCGCGCGCACTGCCTCGAAGCGCTGGCCCTGTTCGGCGATCCCCGACCGCAATGA
- a CDS encoding transglutaminase TgpA family protein, producing the protein MNAVVVAPTLDMRNVMWLLAAMTFVVAPHMERAPLWVAAFCACAVGWRGWIAWSALRFPPRWLVIAITLGASAAIFLSYGRLLGRDAGVTLLIVMVAMKLLEMRTQREVVLCVYLGFFLVMTNFLFSQSIPLGIYLLACVWLFVATLVGFHRTARPPTIRERLVPAAALLAQALPLMAVLFLLFPRVQGPLWALPQDARAGLSGLSDSMTPGTISQLIQSEALAFRVQFEEKIPPFETLYWRGPVLWSFDGRTWKMPEFSPAGNLDYPRTARPVRYSITMEPHGKHWVFALDVPGSLPPGVAVRFDQRLHSVRPIDARIRYDMTSYLDYRLGSRLPPMLRDFALRFDETRNPRTVALGRQWAAETPDKAALVNRAFQYFNREFTYTLEPPLLGDRDPYDEFLFTTKRGFCEHYAGAFALLMRAAGVPSRVVTGYQGGEINPFNNELIVRQADAHAWTEIWLDDRGWVRLDPTAAVSPLRVEGGVNAALGPIGAFSSFLAADKLGVLSSLRYGWHMLNSQWDQWIVGYNTDRQRQLFSRFGLGSADWRSLLLWLVAGTLVVGIAIGLGLLLRDMPRRGEASLTAWRRYCAKLAASGLARAPHEGPLDYLARVSAARPELAPQAEAITHSYVQARYGGGATREELRELRQRVRAFRVA; encoded by the coding sequence ATGAACGCCGTCGTCGTCGCGCCCACGCTCGACATGCGCAACGTCATGTGGCTGCTGGCCGCGATGACGTTCGTGGTGGCGCCGCACATGGAGCGGGCACCCCTGTGGGTCGCGGCCTTCTGCGCCTGCGCCGTAGGGTGGCGCGGGTGGATCGCCTGGTCGGCGCTGCGCTTCCCGCCGCGCTGGCTGGTGATCGCAATCACGCTCGGCGCTTCCGCCGCGATCTTCCTCAGCTACGGCCGCCTCCTCGGACGCGACGCGGGCGTGACGCTGCTCATCGTGATGGTCGCGATGAAGCTGCTCGAGATGCGCACCCAGCGCGAAGTCGTGCTGTGCGTGTACCTGGGCTTCTTCCTGGTCATGACGAACTTCCTGTTCTCGCAGTCGATCCCGCTCGGGATCTATCTGCTCGCCTGCGTGTGGCTGTTCGTCGCGACCCTCGTGGGGTTCCATCGCACCGCGCGGCCGCCGACGATCCGCGAGCGGCTGGTACCCGCCGCCGCGCTGCTCGCGCAGGCGCTGCCGCTGATGGCGGTCCTCTTCCTGCTGTTCCCTCGCGTGCAGGGTCCGCTGTGGGCGCTTCCGCAGGATGCACGCGCGGGACTGTCGGGACTTTCGGATTCGATGACGCCCGGCACCATCTCGCAGCTCATCCAGTCCGAGGCGCTCGCGTTCCGCGTCCAGTTCGAGGAGAAGATCCCGCCCTTCGAGACGCTCTACTGGCGTGGGCCCGTGCTCTGGTCCTTCGATGGACGCACGTGGAAAATGCCCGAGTTCTCGCCCGCGGGAAATCTCGACTATCCGCGCACCGCGCGTCCCGTGCGCTACTCGATCACGATGGAGCCGCACGGCAAGCACTGGGTGTTCGCGCTCGACGTGCCCGGCTCTTTGCCCCCCGGTGTTGCCGTGCGCTTCGACCAGCGGCTCCATTCGGTGCGACCCATCGACGCGCGCATTCGCTACGACATGACGTCGTACCTGGACTACCGCCTGGGCTCGCGCCTGCCGCCGATGCTGCGCGACTTCGCGCTGCGCTTCGATGAAACGCGCAACCCGCGCACCGTGGCACTGGGCCGGCAGTGGGCCGCGGAGACGCCCGACAAGGCCGCGCTCGTGAACCGCGCGTTCCAGTACTTCAATCGCGAGTTCACCTACACGCTCGAGCCGCCGCTGCTGGGAGATCGCGATCCGTACGACGAGTTCCTCTTCACGACCAAGCGCGGGTTCTGCGAGCACTACGCGGGCGCCTTCGCGTTGCTGATGCGCGCCGCGGGCGTTCCCTCGCGGGTCGTGACCGGCTACCAGGGCGGCGAGATCAATCCGTTCAACAACGAGCTCATCGTGCGGCAGGCCGATGCCCATGCATGGACCGAGATCTGGCTCGACGATCGCGGCTGGGTACGGCTCGATCCGACCGCGGCCGTGTCGCCCCTGCGCGTCGAAGGCGGCGTGAACGCAGCGCTCGGCCCGATCGGCGCCTTCTCCTCGTTCCTCGCGGCCGACAAGCTCGGCGTGCTCTCGAGCCTGCGCTACGGCTGGCACATGCTCAACAGCCAGTGGGATCAGTGGATCGTGGGCTACAACACGGACCGCCAGCGCCAGCTTTTCTCGCGCTTCGGGCTGGGATCGGCCGACTGGCGCAGCCTGCTGCTCTGGCTGGTGGCCGGCACGTTGGTCGTGGGCATCGCGATCGGATTGGGGCTGCTGCTGCGCGACATGCCGCGGCGCGGCGAAGCGTCGCTCACCGCGTGGCGCCGCTACTGCGCGAAGCTCGCGGCCTCGGGCCTTGCGCGCGCGCCCCACGAAGGCCCGCTCGATTATCTCGCGCGCGTCTCGGCCGCGCGCCCGGAGCTCGCGCCGCAGGCCGAGGCGATCACGCACAGCTACGTGCAGGCGCGCTACGGGGGCGGCGCGACGCGCGAGGAGCTGCGCGAGCTGCGCCAGCGCGTGCGCGCCTTCCGCGTGGCCTGA
- a CDS encoding tetratricopeptide repeat protein, producing MATARRNDPCPCGSGLRFKECHGKLDGAASSTPDPQSLIPQALAAHQQGRIKDAERLYRQVLEVAPGHAVATHYLGMIAWHRDDPRRAEELMRASIAADANVPDFHNNLALLLGQQGRTQEAIAGFERALAVDPSWYEARNNLGLALEDALQWKAAEAAYREAIALSPTFAQAHQNLGRLLLALGRFAEAWDAYRWRHVARGFGATPAANAARLPANLDGRRFALVSEQGVGDVVFFLRFAPELAKRGARLAFRGDTRLHGMLARTGLFDLGLAPENARLDDLEPLFVGDLPWLLSANDVATLPAALPLSPLPERVSAMRERLEATGPHPWIALTWRAGVAPTGTARGQVKTFPIAGLGAALRGTSATWIGIQRRPESGTREAMEAALGTRVHDFSPWNEDLEDMLALLSLVDDYVGPSNANTHLLAGLGKTQRVLVPNPPEWRWMTGATESPWFHGSRVFRPSAAGDWAPAFSELAALLRR from the coding sequence ATGGCGACCGCGCGCCGCAACGACCCCTGCCCCTGCGGCAGCGGCCTTCGCTTCAAGGAGTGCCACGGCAAGCTCGATGGCGCGGCATCCTCGACGCCCGATCCGCAGTCACTCATTCCGCAGGCGCTCGCCGCGCACCAGCAAGGACGCATCAAGGACGCCGAACGCCTCTATCGCCAGGTGCTCGAGGTCGCGCCCGGCCATGCAGTCGCCACCCATTACCTCGGGATGATCGCGTGGCATCGTGATGACCCGCGCAGGGCCGAGGAACTGATGCGGGCCTCGATCGCCGCGGACGCGAACGTTCCCGACTTCCACAACAACCTCGCGCTGCTGCTGGGCCAACAGGGACGCACGCAGGAGGCGATCGCGGGCTTCGAGCGCGCGCTCGCGGTCGATCCCTCCTGGTATGAAGCGCGCAACAACCTGGGCCTCGCGCTCGAGGATGCGTTGCAATGGAAAGCGGCCGAGGCCGCGTACCGCGAAGCGATCGCGCTCTCCCCCACCTTCGCGCAGGCTCACCAGAATCTCGGACGCCTGCTGCTCGCACTCGGCCGCTTCGCCGAGGCGTGGGACGCGTATCGCTGGCGCCACGTCGCGCGCGGCTTTGGCGCGACACCGGCAGCGAACGCAGCGCGCCTCCCCGCGAACCTCGACGGCCGCCGCTTCGCGCTCGTCAGCGAACAGGGTGTCGGCGACGTGGTGTTCTTCCTTCGCTTCGCACCGGAGCTCGCGAAGCGCGGCGCACGGCTCGCATTCCGCGGCGATACGAGGTTGCACGGGATGCTCGCGCGAACCGGCTTGTTCGATCTCGGCCTCGCGCCCGAGAACGCGCGCCTCGACGATCTCGAACCCCTCTTCGTGGGCGATTTGCCGTGGCTGCTCTCGGCTAACGATGTCGCCACGCTCCCCGCGGCATTGCCGCTCTCGCCGCTGCCGGAACGCGTGAGCGCGATGAGAGAACGCCTCGAAGCCACGGGCCCCCATCCCTGGATCGCGCTCACCTGGCGTGCCGGTGTCGCGCCAACAGGAACGGCGCGCGGCCAGGTGAAGACATTCCCGATCGCCGGACTGGGTGCAGCGCTTCGCGGCACGAGTGCGACGTGGATCGGCATCCAGCGAAGACCCGAATCGGGAACGCGCGAAGCGATGGAGGCCGCGTTAGGTACGCGCGTCCACGACTTCTCCCCGTGGAACGAGGACCTGGAGGACATGCTCGCCCTGCTCTCGCTCGTCGACGACTACGTGGGGCCGAGCAACGCGAACACGCACCTGCTCGCCGGGCTCGGAAAGACGCAGCGCGTGCTCGTGCCCAATCCGCCAGAATGGCGCTGGATGACCGGTGCTACGGAATCGCCGTGGTTTCACGGCTCGCGCGTGTTTCGACCGAGCGCGGCCGGCGACTGGGCGCCGGCGTTCAGCGAGCTCGCTGCGCTACTGCGCCGGTAG
- a CDS encoding peptidoglycan DD-metalloendopeptidase family protein — translation MKKTKILTALAILALAGCASRQPAPVTERAPPPAPVVEAPPPAPEKPLPKPIPTHTVKRGETLVGIALQYGLDYRELAAWNNITNVNVISVGRVLVLGAAGDPGTMAGPIGTVTTPLALPGTPIEARPLANTPQLKVEPRGQKVPYSDKALAQFSTPELTTPGAPAVPAPSPAPVAPAPPPASITPEPEKPAPPPAATAAEEIEWVWPVKGKVLAPFTDSTKGMDIAGKKGTPVVAASAGRVVYAGAGLRGYGKLVIIKHNNTWLSAYAHNDAIVVKEQQDVKKGQKIAEMGSSDADQVKLHFEVRKQGKPVDPQKVLPAQ, via the coding sequence ATGAAAAAAACCAAGATCCTCACGGCGCTCGCCATCCTCGCTCTCGCGGGATGCGCATCACGGCAACCCGCACCCGTCACCGAGCGCGCTCCGCCCCCGGCGCCGGTCGTCGAAGCGCCACCGCCCGCGCCCGAGAAGCCGCTCCCCAAGCCCATTCCCACGCATACGGTCAAGCGCGGCGAGACGCTCGTCGGCATCGCGCTGCAGTACGGCCTCGATTACCGCGAGCTGGCGGCCTGGAACAACATCACCAATGTGAACGTGATCAGCGTCGGGCGCGTGCTCGTGCTGGGCGCAGCGGGTGATCCGGGCACCATGGCGGGCCCGATCGGCACGGTGACCACGCCGCTCGCACTGCCCGGCACGCCGATCGAAGCGCGTCCGCTCGCGAATACGCCGCAGCTCAAGGTCGAGCCGCGCGGCCAGAAGGTTCCCTACTCGGACAAGGCACTGGCGCAGTTCAGCACGCCCGAGCTCACCACGCCCGGTGCGCCTGCGGTTCCCGCGCCTTCACCCGCCCCGGTCGCGCCGGCGCCGCCGCCCGCATCGATCACGCCCGAACCCGAAAAGCCCGCGCCGCCGCCGGCCGCGACCGCTGCGGAAGAAATCGAGTGGGTCTGGCCCGTGAAGGGGAAGGTGCTGGCGCCCTTTACCGATTCGACCAAGGGCATGGACATCGCCGGCAAGAAGGGCACGCCGGTGGTCGCCGCGTCCGCGGGGCGCGTCGTGTACGCCGGTGCGGGCCTGCGCGGTTACGGGAAGCTCGTCATCATCAAGCACAACAACACGTGGCTCTCGGCCTACGCGCACAACGATGCGATCGTGGTGAAGGAGCAGCAGGACGTGAAGAAGGGCCAGAAGATCGCCGAGATGGGCTCGTCCGACGCCGACCAGGTGAAGCTGCACTTCGAAGTGCGCAAGCAGGGCAAGCCCGTCGACCCGCAGAAGGTCCTACCGGCGCAGTAG
- a CDS encoding protein-L-isoaspartate(D-aspartate) O-methyltransferase gives MTSERTKMRMIEQLRKDGITDERVLGAMAELPRHAFVEEGIASRAYEDTPLPIGHGQTISSPFIVALMTQLLLENRTPAKVLEIGTGCGYQTAVLARLVKEVYTLERIAPLMDKARGHLRDLRFYNVRFKHADGHAGYAVGGPYEGILSAASASHIPPALKEQLAVGGRLVLPVGTDDQWLYVIDRTEKGFTEIKREAVRFVPLVPGLG, from the coding sequence ATGACCAGCGAGCGCACGAAGATGCGCATGATCGAGCAGCTTCGCAAGGACGGCATCACCGATGAACGCGTGCTGGGTGCGATGGCGGAGCTGCCGCGCCACGCCTTCGTCGAAGAAGGCATCGCCTCGCGCGCCTACGAGGACACGCCGCTGCCCATCGGCCACGGCCAGACGATCTCCAGCCCCTTCATCGTCGCGTTGATGACCCAGCTGCTGCTCGAGAACCGCACGCCCGCGAAAGTCCTCGAGATCGGCACCGGCTGCGGCTACCAGACGGCGGTCCTCGCGCGCCTCGTGAAGGAGGTCTACACGCTCGAGCGCATCGCACCGCTGATGGACAAGGCGCGCGGCCACCTTCGCGACCTGCGCTTCTACAACGTGCGCTTCAAGCATGCCGATGGCCATGCGGGCTACGCAGTCGGCGGGCCGTACGAGGGCATCCTCTCCGCGGCCTCGGCGAGCCACATTCCGCCCGCGCTCAAGGAACAGCTCGCGGTGGGCGGACGCCTGGTCCTGCCCGTGGGCACCGACGACCAGTGGCTCTACGTGATCGACCGCACCGAGAAGGGCTTCACCGAGATCAAGCGCGAGGCCGTCCGCTTCGTGCCGCTCGTGCCGGGGCTCGGCTGA
- the surE gene encoding 5'/3'-nucleotidase SurE, with product MRILLSNDDGYYAPGLAALAEGLASLGTVTVVAPERDRSGASNSLTLDRPLSVRRAHSGFWYVNGTPTDCVHLAVTGFLDFEPDIVVSGINTGANMGDDTLYSGTVAAATEGYLLGIPSVAVSLVGTKFENFATAAKVARGLVERLAAAPFGSPILLNVNVPDVPYEALKGVQVTRLGRRHKAQPVVKGTSPRGETIYWVGPAGAAREAGPGTDFHALEHGAVSVTPLQVDLTHADQLPALREWMDWMTK from the coding sequence ATGCGCATCCTCCTCTCGAACGACGACGGCTACTACGCTCCGGGCCTCGCCGCGCTCGCCGAGGGCCTCGCAAGCCTCGGCACCGTCACCGTCGTGGCCCCCGAGCGCGACCGCAGCGGCGCCTCCAACTCGCTCACGCTGGACCGTCCGCTTTCCGTGCGCCGCGCGCACAGCGGCTTCTGGTACGTGAACGGTACGCCCACCGACTGCGTCCACCTGGCGGTCACGGGTTTCCTCGATTTCGAGCCCGACATCGTGGTCTCCGGGATCAACACGGGCGCCAACATGGGCGACGACACGCTCTATTCGGGCACGGTCGCCGCCGCCACCGAAGGCTATTTGCTGGGCATTCCCTCCGTGGCGGTCTCCCTCGTCGGCACGAAGTTCGAGAACTTCGCCACGGCGGCCAAGGTGGCCCGCGGGCTCGTCGAGCGCCTGGCCGCCGCGCCCTTCGGCTCGCCCATCCTCCTCAACGTGAACGTGCCCGACGTCCCCTACGAGGCCCTGAAGGGCGTGCAGGTCACGCGCCTCGGGCGCCGCCACAAGGCGCAGCCGGTCGTGAAGGGTACGAGCCCGCGCGGCGAGACGATCTACTGGGTCGGTCCGGCCGGCGCCGCACGCGAGGCCGGTCCGGGGACGGATTTCCACGCACTCGAACACGGCGCCGTGTCGGTCACGCCCCTGCAGGTGGACCTCACGCATGCCGACCAGCTTCCCGCGTTGCGCGAATGGATGGATTGGATGACGAAGTGA
- a CDS encoding M13 family metallopeptidase — MTDRFRRPLAAALLLACGSALGAALDIDGLARDVGPCTDFYQFANRRWLDTTPMPDDRSTWGTFSVVRERNERTLERILANAMKYPPRAGSAQRKAVEYFASGMDREAIVAAGLKPLAPYFARIEAAQDAASLRQALVMLRISGINAGFSFSVRQDAKDSATYLAEIGQGGLGLPDRDYYFNNDERSKQWRTAYRTHIERLFALAGDSPEFAARNAELAFTLELALAHASMNNIERRDVDRTYNKTTVAQLAESAPQFAWADYFTALGVRDLKDVNLAQPDFMKAFARLTAERPLPEWRAYMRWHLLNATAGKLSRDFEDADFRFNETVLKGTRTPLERPAKVLEVINGRTGGEPMAQALGLLYVENAFPPEAKAKALALIENLKAALGERLEGLDWMSDDTRARALEKLSAIKAKVGYPDQWRDYADADVGPYPFVENWLRANAFHTRRQVALLGKPVDRGEWLTAPQIVNAFYNARLNEIVFPAGILQPPFFDAKADDAVNYGGIGMVIGHEITHGFDDRGRRFDAQGNLRDWWTAEDAKRYGDRARKVEEQYGRYVGVENTNVNGKLTLGENISDIGGAKIAYVALQRALQANPTPKIDGYTQEQRFFISFAQIWRSRYRPEQERLLLQTDSHSPPRFRVQGVVTNMPEFARAFSCDPARTLRVEGERVNIW; from the coding sequence ATGACCGACCGCTTCCGACGTCCGCTCGCCGCGGCCCTCCTCCTCGCCTGCGGCAGCGCCCTGGGCGCCGCGCTCGACATCGACGGCCTCGCCCGCGACGTAGGCCCCTGCACGGACTTCTACCAGTTCGCCAACCGCCGCTGGCTCGATACCACGCCGATGCCCGACGATCGCTCCACCTGGGGCACCTTCTCGGTGGTTCGCGAACGCAACGAGCGCACGCTGGAAAGGATCCTCGCCAATGCGATGAAGTACCCGCCGCGCGCGGGCTCGGCGCAACGCAAGGCCGTGGAGTACTTCGCGAGCGGCATGGATCGCGAGGCCATCGTCGCGGCGGGCCTCAAGCCCCTGGCGCCGTACTTCGCACGGATCGAGGCGGCCCAGGACGCGGCGAGCCTGCGCCAGGCGCTGGTCATGCTGCGCATCTCGGGCATCAACGCCGGTTTCTCGTTCAGCGTCCGGCAGGACGCGAAGGATTCGGCGACGTACCTCGCGGAGATCGGCCAGGGCGGCCTCGGGCTTCCCGATCGCGACTACTACTTCAACAACGACGAACGCTCGAAGCAGTGGCGCACGGCCTATCGCACCCACATCGAGCGGCTGTTCGCGCTCGCCGGGGACTCGCCCGAATTCGCCGCGCGCAATGCCGAGCTCGCCTTCACGCTCGAGCTCGCGCTGGCGCATGCCTCGATGAACAACATCGAACGCCGCGACGTCGATCGCACCTACAACAAGACGACCGTGGCGCAGCTCGCGGAGTCCGCGCCGCAGTTCGCCTGGGCCGACTACTTCACCGCGCTGGGCGTGCGCGACCTGAAGGACGTGAACCTCGCGCAGCCCGACTTCATGAAGGCCTTCGCGCGGCTCACCGCCGAGCGGCCGCTGCCCGAGTGGCGCGCCTACATGCGCTGGCACCTGCTCAACGCAACGGCCGGAAAGCTCAGCCGCGATTTCGAGGACGCCGACTTCCGTTTCAACGAAACGGTGCTCAAGGGCACGCGTACGCCGCTCGAGCGTCCGGCGAAGGTACTCGAGGTGATCAACGGGCGCACCGGCGGCGAGCCGATGGCCCAGGCGCTCGGGCTCCTCTATGTCGAGAACGCCTTCCCCCCGGAAGCGAAGGCCAAGGCGCTCGCACTCATCGAGAACCTGAAAGCGGCCCTCGGCGAGCGCCTCGAGGGTCTCGACTGGATGAGCGATGACACGCGCGCGCGAGCACTCGAAAAGCTCTCGGCGATCAAGGCGAAGGTGGGCTATCCCGACCAGTGGCGCGACTACGCGGACGCCGACGTGGGGCCTTATCCGTTCGTGGAGAACTGGCTGCGTGCCAACGCCTTCCACACGCGGCGCCAGGTCGCCCTGCTCGGAAAGCCCGTCGACCGCGGCGAGTGGCTCACCGCGCCGCAGATCGTGAACGCGTTCTACAACGCGCGCCTGAACGAGATCGTCTTTCCGGCCGGGATCCTGCAGCCGCCCTTCTTCGACGCGAAGGCCGACGACGCCGTGAACTATGGCGGCATCGGCATGGTGATCGGCCACGAGATCACGCATGGCTTCGACGACCGCGGCCGCCGCTTCGATGCGCAGGGCAACCTGCGCGACTGGTGGACCGCGGAAGATGCGAAGCGCTACGGCGACCGCGCGCGCAAGGTCGAGGAGCAGTACGGCAGGTACGTGGGCGTCGAGAACACGAACGTGAACGGCAAGCTCACGCTGGGCGAGAACATCTCCGACATCGGCGGCGCCAAGATCGCATACGTCGCGCTGCAACGCGCGCTGCAGGCCAATCCCACGCCGAAGATCGACGGCTACACCCAGGAGCAGCGCTTCTTCATTTCCTTCGCGCAGATCTGGCGCAGCCGCTACCGCCCCGAGCAGGAAAGGCTGCTGCTGCAGACCGACTCGCATTCGCCGCCGCGCTTCCGCGTGCAGGGTGTCGTCACGAACATGCCCGAGTTCGCGCGGGCCTTCTCGTGCGACCCGGCGAGGACGCTGCGGGTCGAGGGGGAGCGCGTCAACATCTGGTGA